A section of the Rossellomorea marisflavi genome encodes:
- a CDS encoding ComE operon protein 2 translates to MERIAWHQYFMAQSHLLALRSTCTRLAVGATIVRDKRIIAGGYNGSIAGGDHCIDEGCYVIDNHCVRTIHAEMNALLQCAKFGVGSGQSDIYVTHFPCLQCCKAIIQAGITTVYYAKDYKNHPYAIQLFEQAGVKVEKVQFDENSIDVHHREKADMITGMIADLKACGADEEKVSHYEQEYMKLFNE, encoded by the coding sequence ATGGAACGAATTGCGTGGCATCAATATTTCATGGCGCAAAGTCATTTGCTGGCACTTAGGAGCACCTGTACAAGGCTTGCCGTCGGTGCAACGATTGTAAGGGATAAAAGGATCATTGCAGGAGGATATAATGGCTCCATCGCTGGAGGGGATCATTGTATCGACGAAGGCTGCTATGTGATCGATAACCATTGTGTGCGCACGATCCACGCAGAGATGAATGCCCTTCTCCAATGTGCGAAATTTGGCGTCGGTTCAGGACAGTCCGATATATATGTGACACATTTTCCTTGCCTGCAATGCTGCAAAGCCATTATCCAAGCGGGCATCACAACGGTTTATTATGCGAAAGATTACAAGAACCATCCTTATGCAATCCAGCTATTTGAACAGGCAGGGGTCAAGGTGGAAAAGGTTCAATTCGATGAAAACAGCATCGATGTGCACCACCGTGAAAAAGCAGACATGATCACCGGGATGATTGCAGATCTAAAAGCATGCGGAGCTGATGAAGAAAAAGTCAGCCACTATGAACAGGAATATATGAAACTAT